In Styela clava chromosome 14, kaStyClav1.hap1.2, whole genome shotgun sequence, the following are encoded in one genomic region:
- the LOC120341629 gene encoding heparan sulfate glucosamine 3-O-sulfotransferase 3B1-like isoform X1: protein MITFIRQHPFIKTPNYKETFFFNEKYDKGLDYYKSQMPEVTDGELIMEKTPPYLNSPPESLPEIFNKDVPNAKLILVLCDPVKRSYSDFIHEKIKPPNLSTVTQYNSFDDYLDVYIDRVKTSLDKNNNITLKNVMSSYKNDYATTLLTTGLYSIHLPRWINTFNSSNLLILNGEKMIEDPGHQVGRMQDFLGIPRLLQPGDFVRNSRNGLYCIRPWWNGYDFKAEFNNSPDWEKNLICLSETKKGRTRHKNGKVNATKKHIIELKNLYRSYNKELYKMLEINFEWL from the exons ATGATAACATTTATTCGACAACATCCATTTATTAAAACGCCCAATTACAAAGAGACGTTTTTCTTTAACGAAAAATATGATAAAGGACTGGATTATTACAA AAGCCAAATGCCAGAAGTTACAGATGGTGAATTGATCATGGAGAAAACACCACCGTATTTGAATTCTCCTCCGGAATCACTCCCAGAAATATTCAATAAGGATGTTCCAAATGCCAAATTGATATTAGTACTGTGCGATCCAGTAAAAAGAAGTTACTCAGATTTTATTCACGAG AAAATAAAACCTCCCAATTTATCAACGGTGACTCAATACAATTCATTTGATGATTATTTGGATGTATACATCGACAGAGTGAAGACATCTTTAgacaaaaataacaatataactttaaaaaaCGTCATGTCAAGTTACAAAAATGATTATGCAACAACTCTTTTAACAACGGGACTATATTCAATTCATCTTCCTCGGTGGATAAATACATTCAATTCATCTAATTTGCTCATTTTGAACGGAGAAAAAATGATTGAGGATCCAGGACATCAG GTAGGCCGAATGCAAGATTTCCTCGGAATACCAAGGCTTCTACAACCAGGAGATTTTGTTCGCAATTCACGGAACGGCCTATATTGTATTCGACCATGGTGGAATGGTTACGACTTTAAAGCGGAATTCAACAATTCTCCGGATTGGGAGAAAAATTTGATATGTTTGTCAGAAACAAAGAAAGGCAGAACCAGACATAAAAATGGAAAAGTAAATGCAACAAAAAAGcatattattgaattgaaaaatcttTATCGATCTTATAACAAAGAACTTTATAAGATGTTGGAGATTAATTTTGAATGGCTATGA
- the LOC120341629 gene encoding heparan sulfate glucosamine 3-O-sulfotransferase 3B1-like isoform X2, with protein sequence MITFIRQHPFIKTPNYKETFFFNEKYDKGLDYYKSQMPEVTDGELIMEKTPPYLNSPPESLPEIFNKDVPNAKLILVLCDPVKRSYSDFIHEKIKPPNLSTVTQYNSFDDYLDVYIDRVKTSLDKNNNITLKNVMSSYKNDYATTLLTTGLYSIHLPRWINTFNSSNLLILNGEKMIEDPGHQAECKISSEYQGFYNQEILFAIHGTAYIVFDHGGMVTTLKRNSTILRIGRKI encoded by the exons ATGATAACATTTATTCGACAACATCCATTTATTAAAACGCCCAATTACAAAGAGACGTTTTTCTTTAACGAAAAATATGATAAAGGACTGGATTATTACAA AAGCCAAATGCCAGAAGTTACAGATGGTGAATTGATCATGGAGAAAACACCACCGTATTTGAATTCTCCTCCGGAATCACTCCCAGAAATATTCAATAAGGATGTTCCAAATGCCAAATTGATATTAGTACTGTGCGATCCAGTAAAAAGAAGTTACTCAGATTTTATTCACGAG AAAATAAAACCTCCCAATTTATCAACGGTGACTCAATACAATTCATTTGATGATTATTTGGATGTATACATCGACAGAGTGAAGACATCTTTAgacaaaaataacaatataactttaaaaaaCGTCATGTCAAGTTACAAAAATGATTATGCAACAACTCTTTTAACAACGGGACTATATTCAATTCATCTTCCTCGGTGGATAAATACATTCAATTCATCTAATTTGCTCATTTTGAACGGAGAAAAAATGATTGAGGATCCAGGACATCAG GCCGAATGCAAGATTTCCTCGGAATACCAAGGCTTCTACAACCAGGAGATTTTGTTCGCAATTCACGGAACGGCCTATATTGTATTCGACCATGGTGGAATGGTTACGACTTTAAAGCGGAATTCAACAATTCTCCGGATTGGGAGAAAAATTTGA